Proteins encoded in a region of the Trypanosoma brucei gambiense DAL972 chromosome 11, complete sequence genome:
- a CDS encoding receptor-type adenylate cyclase GRESAG: protein MPAVLYGLSSAPHTRASSHRMRHVTLQRGAKVIGSLLLLIMLTVGSLARPIEATDVVTVKVLSLMYGAGSPNDVVDSLNAGLGASLAAREDEVSSMFKVSLIQPSSYDEPIEQLFNTTVERTNNELLVIVGPLGNQNVLWVQDRLEVHDLVAFAPLSYSDKTRGWNPHFYYPSVEPDAELLALVRYAIVFLRVPRVGFMYLKDTHFGETSLLFARDVMSMMGYKLCGTFAIEGGDDRSEDATFEAEWKQFVDTRPQAVLLFGSPHDLTAKFITKMVTDNRTAGAYVLTVSNMQNFLLKNWKNALEVAGANLKPGQIVITGTSPLAGDAQYEVIQRFQREMTKHLETNKDWGGFAKPGHFSTNHNDGELMVLGWLAGELLVRALVESVSLTNRTLFKASLYNQRRYLIDDMVIGDFGGECSEDAQRQGAIRRCNQGGNIVYMKKVVDQYHLEPLREGFLTWGTSRCFSEGVRVGAPLSGVVILASDHTVAHRANSRYFSGATALSRNDRIWEDDRLFLHPLESSLSGAATDLHDNRDKIVISAVFGVVTNDVLSTEGLIFFDPMVVFPQLSMFRRHVIHFFPTLAQELYVFARYLSHSESSFADAIIRSDEAGEIAKVLAMSLVTFGVSPGFGVFLDVASPIRESHLKRGGDTFVLGLTAPDVKLISKHLETHPEARVFITFTDLVLLYEEFISEFNATTNTKAQRLFFATSLPHWADNSSKSETITAYHRAIPDPKQWSPMSLRGFAVARVMQTLLVPMKKVNAALLAEQVFWQTSFVVDDMKYGPFNDVDCVANGVQLSSNCVWNYGATNIAVWSFARVLNPSLPVAEDPITPSMEYKKPREQLTSSEIAGIVMGSVIALMLFATLGVALLCSRRNKRDNDRAPREPTDPVTLIFTDIENSTAQWAAHPDLMTEAVAAHHRLIRALVLRHNCYEVKTIGDSFMIASKHPSQAVQLAADVQLMFLHNDWGTDVFDNFYRELEETNAKEDNEYTSPTACLDPEVYSRLWSGLRVRIGIHTGLCDIRHDEVTKGYDYYGPATNMAARTESVANGGQVLITHATYMSLSESERQQFGVTALGPVALRGVPQPVQLYQLSAVPGRTFAALRLDREYFFEDENETTNSTSENSSSRAELGESAQMIMTSLQMLLSTFKGPQREKLLTPYCERWRVPLPRKCTRVWDEEYCQEVMRRIAAKVGHVADHCAVGQSNHSTSTLSSASVVIISENKAFLDTCSSML, encoded by the coding sequence ATGCCGGCAGTTTTGTACGGTTTGAGTTCTGCACCACACACACGGGCGTCCTCTCACCGTATGAGGCACGTGACGCTACAACGAGGTGCAAAGGTTATTGggtcgctgttgttgttaataATGCTGACAGTCGGTTCACTCGCAAGGCCAATTGAAGCAACAGATGTTGTGACAGTCAAAGTGCTGAGCCTCATGTACGGCGCCGGCTCCCCCAACGACGTCGTTGACTCCCTCAACGCAGGTCTGGGTGCATCCCTTGCAGCACGTGAAGATGAAGTGAGCTCGATGTTCAAGGTTTCTCTAATCCAACCTTCGTCGTACGATGAGCCAATCGAGCAGTTGTTTAACACCACAGTAGAAAGGACGAACAACGAGCTTCTGGTCATCGTGGGGCCACTGGGTAATCAAAATGTACTTTGGGTACAAGACAGGCTAGAGGTGCATGATTTGGTTGCCTTTGCACCTCTTTCTTACTCTGATAAAACCCGTGGGTGGAATCCCCACTTCTATTATCCAAGTGTCGAGCCAGATGCCGAGTTACTTGCCCTCGTCCGCTATGCTATCGTATTCCTTCGAGTCCCGCGCGTAGGCTTCATGTACCTCAAGGACACGCACTTTGGTGAGACCTCGCTTCTATTCGCACGGGATGTGATGTCTATGATGGGATATAAGTTGTGTGGCACGTTTGCTATCGAAGGCGGTGATGATCGGAGCGAGGACGCTACATTCGAGGCGGAGTGGAAACAATTTGTGGATACACGCCCGCAGGCTGTTCTGTTATTTGGTTCCCCACACGACCTCACCGCGAAGTTCATTACGAAGATGGTGACGGATAATCGCACGGCAGGAGCGTATGTACTTACCGTCTCCAATATGCAAAATTTCCTACTCAAGAACTGGAAGAATGCACTGGAGGTTGCTGGTGCCAATCTCAAACCCGGACAAATCGTCATCACCGGCACAAGCCCACTCGCTGGTGATGCGCAATATGAAGTGATCCAACGCTTCCAAAGGGAGATGACTAAACACCTAGAGACAAACAAGGACTGGGGCGGTTTTGCGAAGCCAGGGCACTTTAGCACTAACCACAATGATGGGGAACTGATGGTTCTCGGGTGGCTCGCTGGGGAGTTGCTTGTGCGGGCACTAGTTGAAAGTGTCTCATTAACGAATCGTACCCTATTCAAGGCTTCACTGTATAATCAGCGCCGCTACCTGATCGACGACATGGTGATTGGTGACTTTGGCGGTGAATGCAGTGAGGACGCACAACGTCAAGGTGCCATCCGCCGTTGCAACCAAGGGGGTAATATAGTGTACATGAAGAAGGTTGTTGACCAATACCATTTGGAACCACTAAGGGAAGGATTCCTGACCTGGGGTACATCGCGGTGCTTCAGCGAGGGTGTCCGCGTAGGTGCCCCGCTTAGCGGTGTCGTCATATTGGCGTCCGATCACACTGTTGCTCATCGTGCCAATTCTCGGTACTTTAGTGGTGCAACGGCTCTCTCACGTAACGACCGGATCTGGGAGGATGACAGGCTCTTCCTTCATCCTCTCGAGTCCTCGCTTTCAGGGGCGGCAACAGACCTTCACGATAACCGCGATAAAATTGTCATTTCTGCTGTCTTCGGCGTTGTGACCAATGATGTGCTTAGCACAGAAggtcttattttctttgaccCGATGGTGGTTTTCCCTCAGTTGAGTATGTTCAGACGGCATGTTATACACTTCTTTCCTACGCTCGCACAGGAGCTCTACGTATTCGCCCGATACCTCTCACACTCGGAAAGCAGCTTCGCCGATGCCATTATCCGAAGCGATGAGGCAGGTGAAATTGCCAAGGTATTGGCAATGTCATTGGTGACATTTGGCGTGTCACCTGGTTTTGGAGTGTTCTTGGATGTTGCTTCCCCTATTCGTGAAAGTCATCTCAAACGCGGTGGCGACACGTTCGTCCTTGGACTCACAGCTCCTGATGTAAAATTGATATCCAAGCACCTTGAAACCCACCCTGAGGCTCGAGTTTTCATCACCTTCACGGACCTGGTACTGCTGTACGAGGAGTTCATATCAGAGTTCAATGCAACTACAAACACTAAAGCACAGCGCCTATTTTTCGCCACTAGTTTACCGCATTGGGCTGATAATAGTTCCAAATCAGAAACCATTACTGCTTACCACAGAGCTATTCCCGATCCGAAGCAGTGGTCGCCGATGTCACTGCGTGGTTTCGCTGTCGCCCGAGTGATGCAAACTCTCCTAGTACCcatgaagaaagtgaatgcCGCTTTACTCGCAGAGCAAGTGTTTTGGCAAACGTCGTTTGTTGTCGATGACATGAAGTATGGGCCCTTTAACGATGTCGACTGCGTCGCTAACGGCGTGCAATTGTCGAGTAATTGTGTTTGGAACTACGGTGCCACAAATATCGCTGTGTGGTCCTTCGCTCGTGTTCTGAACCCTTCTCTTCCTGTAGCGGAGGATCCCATTACGCCTTCGATGGAGTATAAGAAGCCTCGCGAGCAACTAACATCCTCTGAGATTGCTGGTATCGTAATGGGATCAGTTATCGCGTTGATGCTCTTTGCTACCCTTGGTGTTGCACTACTATGCAGTAGGCGGAACAAGCGTGATAACGACCGAGCGCCGAGGGAACCAACTGATCCCGTGACACTTATCTTCACTGACATCGAGAACAGCACAGCCCAGTGGGCGGCGCATCCCGATCTCATGACGGAGGCGGTAGCCGCGCACCACCGCTTGATCCGTGCACTGGTGCTGAGGCATAACTGCTACGAAGTTAAGACCATTGGAGACTCCTTCATGATCGCGAGCAAGCACCCGTCCCAAGCGGTTCAACTGGCAGCAGATGTTCAACTCATGTTCTTGCACAACGACTGGGGTACGGATGTATTCGACAATTTCTACCGTGAGTTGGAGGAAACGAATGCGAAGGAGGATAATGAATACACTTCTCCTACTGCATGTCTGGACCCCGAAGTGTACAGTCGGTTATGGAGTGGTTTACGCGTACGCATTGGTATTCACACCgggttgtgtgatattcggCATGATGAAGTCACAAAAGGTTACGATTACTACGGTCCCGCCACCAACATGGCAGCACGCACGGAGAGTGTTGCTAACGGTGGGCAAGTATTAATAACACATGCAACTTATATGTCTCTGAGTGAGTCGGAGCGGCAACAGTTCGGTGTGACCGCACTCGGACCCGTGGCATTGCGTGGCGTTCCTCAACCGGTGCAGCTGTACCAGCTAAGTGCGGTACCGGGTCGTACCTTTGCAGCCCTACGCCTTGACCGGGAGTATTTCTTCGAAGATGAAAATGAGACCACCAACTCCACAAGCGAAAATAGCTCGTCACGTGCGGAGCTCGGTGAATCGGCACAAATGATTATGACTTCACTTCAGATGTTGCTCAGTACCTTCAAGGGTCCGCAGCGTGAGAAATTGCTAACGCCGTACTGTGAGCGCTGGCGTGTGCCGCTACCCCGGAAGTGTACAAGAGTGTGGGATGAGGAATATTGTCAGGAGGTTATGCGTCGCATTGCTGCAAAGGTCGGGCACGTGGCGGACCACTGTGCGGTGGGTCAAAGCAATCACTCCACAAGTACACTGAGCAGCGCATCAGTGGTGATTATCTCCGAAAACAAAGCTTTCCTCGATACATGTTCTTCCATGCTTTGA